The following proteins are encoded in a genomic region of Thioclava nitratireducens:
- a CDS encoding ABC transporter substrate-binding protein, with translation MKLGTLLKTTAVVITTLAATSLPGSAEEKTLDIGVSDALTGGAAVYGLPQKNAVQMAADEINAEGGVKVGEDNYMLNVIAYDDKANPTEATNAVRKLIDRDGVKYILGFCCSGSTAAVASFIGNEDAVMLVGNAAERSITTLGLSNLTRTRPPADYTGAAAGKFVADKGFKRVAVLGALDVSFYASYVDAFEKSLKAGGGEVITRESFSLKDRDMTPQLTKIRGMNPDALLVVGYVEPAAFIYRQAVELGIDVPRFGFTSGSEEQFLSVASDEQMEGVWDLRPTELTLLSTTDNGIAYHKNYSEKFGAAPSPSSPYAYDQVYALKHALEKAGTVDDTEAVAEALRELPIPDEAVMQYLPVDGRLFDANGQAYTSNGAFQWQKGNWVFVQDLPSDPKAYSEFLSSLH, from the coding sequence ATGAAATTAGGCACACTGCTTAAGACGACTGCGGTGGTCATAACGACCCTTGCCGCGACTAGCTTGCCAGGTTCTGCAGAAGAAAAGACACTCGATATAGGTGTGAGCGACGCCCTGACTGGCGGCGCCGCAGTTTACGGACTGCCGCAGAAGAACGCTGTCCAAATGGCGGCTGACGAGATCAACGCCGAAGGAGGCGTGAAGGTCGGCGAAGACAATTACATGCTGAATGTCATTGCCTATGACGACAAGGCAAACCCGACTGAAGCTACCAACGCCGTGCGTAAGTTGATCGACCGCGACGGGGTGAAATACATTTTAGGGTTCTGCTGCTCGGGCTCGACGGCCGCCGTGGCTTCCTTCATCGGCAATGAAGACGCGGTTATGCTCGTGGGGAATGCTGCTGAGCGTTCGATCACGACCCTCGGGCTTTCCAACCTGACCCGCACCCGTCCTCCCGCCGACTATACTGGCGCGGCGGCTGGTAAGTTTGTGGCAGATAAGGGGTTCAAACGCGTCGCCGTCTTGGGCGCCTTGGATGTCAGCTTCTATGCCAGTTACGTTGATGCTTTCGAGAAATCGCTGAAAGCGGGCGGCGGTGAAGTTATCACGCGCGAGTCATTCTCTTTGAAGGATCGCGACATGACCCCGCAATTGACTAAAATTCGCGGAATGAACCCGGATGCGTTGCTCGTCGTGGGATATGTCGAACCGGCTGCGTTTATCTATCGTCAGGCGGTCGAGCTGGGCATCGATGTGCCTAGGTTCGGCTTCACAAGCGGCAGCGAAGAGCAGTTCCTGAGTGTTGCCAGCGACGAGCAAATGGAAGGCGTATGGGACCTTCGTCCGACCGAGCTAACGCTGCTTTCGACGACTGATAACGGCATTGCTTATCACAAGAATTACTCTGAGAAATTCGGCGCGGCGCCGTCGCCGAGTTCGCCGTATGCCTATGATCAGGTTTATGCGCTGAAGCACGCATTGGAAAAAGCCGGGACGGTCGACGACACCGAAGCTGTCGCGGAGGCGCTGCGCGAACTGCCGATCCCCGACGAGGCAGTGATGCAGTATTTGCCGGTCGACGGAAGGCTTTTTGACGCGAATGGCCAAGCTTATACCTCGAACGGCGCCTTCCAATGGCAAAAGGGGAACTGGGTATTCGTTCAGGATCTACCCTCTGATCCCAAAGCCTATTCCGAGTTCCTCAGCTCGCTTCACTGA
- a CDS encoding branched-chain amino acid ABC transporter permease, producing MSRFWESNGNMIEIIQQIINGLAIGGVYVLIALGLTMVFGILGIAHFAHGSVSMFGGYLTFFLSSSLGLPLALAILIALIVGIVLGIAIELLAYRPVRNANHINAFIVALGLTMMVEGINLQFFGADQVIIQTNFDRVFEIGGVTVPELRLYVILAAIALIGAMTVFVEKTKTGQAIRAVAQNRDAAILMGINVNTIPLIVFAISTMLGVCAGVMVGSLFAIAPGVGEGLVIKGFAVLILGGLGSIPGAVVGGLVLGVTEALAAGFISSAYKDVIAFAVMIIVLLVRPQGLLGKA from the coding sequence ATGAGCCGGTTCTGGGAAAGCAACGGAAACATGATTGAGATAATTCAACAGATCATAAACGGGCTCGCGATCGGCGGCGTCTACGTTTTGATCGCTCTGGGCCTAACGATGGTGTTCGGCATCCTCGGAATCGCCCATTTTGCCCACGGCTCGGTTTCGATGTTTGGAGGCTATCTGACGTTTTTCCTCTCGAGCTCCCTAGGCTTGCCTCTCGCGCTGGCGATTTTGATCGCCCTGATAGTGGGCATCGTTCTCGGGATCGCGATCGAGCTCTTGGCCTATCGTCCAGTGCGCAACGCGAACCATATAAATGCCTTCATCGTTGCCTTGGGGCTGACGATGATGGTTGAGGGGATAAATCTCCAATTCTTCGGAGCCGATCAGGTCATCATCCAGACCAATTTTGATCGTGTTTTCGAAATTGGTGGCGTCACGGTTCCTGAATTGCGGCTTTATGTAATTCTGGCGGCGATTGCGCTTATCGGAGCGATGACCGTTTTCGTCGAAAAAACGAAGACTGGGCAAGCAATCCGCGCAGTCGCCCAGAACCGGGATGCCGCGATCTTGATGGGGATCAACGTCAATACGATCCCGCTCATAGTTTTCGCAATCTCCACAATGCTCGGCGTTTGCGCAGGCGTGATGGTCGGCTCACTGTTCGCAATCGCGCCAGGCGTCGGCGAGGGGCTAGTGATCAAGGGCTTCGCCGTTCTCATCCTTGGCGGCCTGGGATCCATCCCTGGCGCTGTGGTGGGTGGCCTTGTGCTGGGCGTGACCGAAGCGCTGGCAGCAGGCTTCATATCCTCCGCCTATAAAGACGTCATCGCTTTCGCTGTGATGATAATCGTCCTTTTGGTGCGCCCGCAGGGCTTGTTGGGGAAAGCGTGA